AACTCGAAAGGGGGACTACCGAATGACGAAGAGATGAAGGCGGTGACTCCCCTTGTTCCGgaacaattattaaattctaattatatCCGCTTATATTTTGGCCCCCCAACTTTCTTTATTCTCAAACCGACCTATATTCGACCTCGAGACTataaaagtaataataaaataaaatttatatcatatttctaattattaattaaattaaaataattttaaaatgcatGATAATATGTTGtgctaatatattttaattagtcTACGgagtattaaattaattaaagatattaaAAGATGATATAGTTGTATTAATTTGTTAGGATAAAACACTTTATTTTGATATAAgggattaaatttaaattttattatctcataacttaaaaatattttaacctTGGATTTGACTTGAACTAGCTTTTAAAGTAAAACtgaatttgttttttattacaacacacGCGGAGAGAGGAATCGAACTCAGAGAACCGGCTAATCCGGCAGGAGATGTAGCCCGGTCTCAAAACTGAATTATTTCGATTGTTCAAAAGTTGGAAACATGTGTCAAATGCTTTAAATTCAGGAACAACGGTTTTCGGAAAAACCGAGGTTGTTggtatttttttcttgtaatGGATCAAAGCTGAGAAAATTAAATCTGACGTCATAAAAGCAAGTGAACAATATATGCTCCAAAGAAATTGCAAGACAAATCCGAGTGTGGAATTCCGTGGGCCGCAAAATTACTAACAACGTACGAAGGAAACTAAGGTTCTAATATTACATTACAAGGTTTCTAAGACTACATTAATGTAAAACGACATCTAGCCCCATCAAGAAACCGATCCGTGTGCCACCCCTTAGCCCGAACTTCTGATAGAAACGATGGAAACACGCCATCCATCCTATCGAAAGCCTCTGCCAACACATTCTCACTCTGCATATTCGACGAATTTTCAATATCTGCCGCGTATGCAGCGACTAACCATCCTCTCAATGCGTCTTCACCAGTGGCGCTGTGCTCCAATATCAAGTCTGTCCATTTCGGTCCTAAGCTAAGTATAAATCTTTCGTCGGGGAATCTTTCTTTGACATGGTGTAGCTCGGAAGGCTTGAGAACCTCGTGTATAGCTCTTCCTATCTTAACATTGCCAGCTTCCTCTATTAGTCGTCCAGGGAATAAGAGATCTTCTCGATACCTCAAATCAGCCGGACTAGAAACTCTACCAGTCTGGTTTAAAATCATCAAAAGCTTAAGTTGTTGAAGAAACAGATTTGGTTAAATTTTCAAGCTTGTTTGGTGCTAAACCTTTAAAAAGTCGGCAACAATCATAGCGGTTCTCTGCGGATTGAGCGTGTTGACTGGAGTTGCTCGCATCTCTTCGCTGACACAATATACATGTATCAAAGACAGGAATGGTCCGACTATCAACTGCAAGATGCTCAGAATCATAAACAAGCATCATACAATGTCATCTGAAAGTGGCATAGCACAAATGATACCACTCACccacaaaatcaaataaatctaCTGGAGAACATCGAGATATTTCGTAAAATTTCTTGAGGGAGTCTCGAAAATGCAATAATGTAATAACAATCTTAAAAAAAAGAAGCCAATTTGTAGCTATATTGATTGTAAACGTCCGTACATTACCACCACGATAAATTCTTCTTTCCTTCATTCTTCAACAAAAATGAGAATTACGACCCCCACAAACATACGATgttctttttcaagtgaccagtAACTTATCCATACCAATTATCTGATAACCATCATGGCACCCCTTAATTTTCCTAGTCCATGCCGTTTCTTTAGAACCTTTACTCTCAGGATTAGCATGTCTTCATGTGTGTTTAAGGTCAATGTAAGGCAACATCattctaatttttaattatacCAAATATGATCCGTTCAGTGTTACGATATTAATAAAAGCAAACATTATAGCAGCTTTAGCACCTTAGTCGCCTTTATTCCTGCATCTTATACATAACTCCAACTATATATTATACAAGAGCACATCAGAGAGTAATTATCTGAATTGAACGAAAAAATGTAAAATCTTATAAATTACAATTGCTTCTTTCAAAATATGTGAATAGAACACCGATATTCTCTAGAAGCCACTGGAACCAAAACACCATTCTGCCAACCCATTCAACCATACAAAATGTGAATCTATAACTTTccaatcgattttttttttttggtaaatatgAACTAGATCAAAAACCTAGAAGCAATTTGGTTGATTTGCTGTTtctaaacataatattaaatttagaaTAGCTGGATCTCAACCAGAGATGGCAACTATATAAAGGACGACAAGGAAAGTACCTTTCCCTTCATAGATGAGCAAATTGTGGATGCTAACTGAATTCCCACCCCTATTCCAAAAACATTGCACAAAGTGGAAATGGCTTCACCTTTAGCAAAAAGATCGCTGAGATTTCCCTCTTTTGCAAACGAAGAATAAATGGGCAGTCTAGTTGCTCTTGCAGCAACAACGGCCATTCCCTGATAAAATGAGAATAACATTCCTAGTGTCTTAAACAATCTCAAATGAATCCAAAAGGCACGAGAACACTTTATTCTTTGCCTCACTTAAAAACCAAATACACGTGTGTAGCAAATATTTGACCCACCTTGGCGAAATTACCTAGTCCAGCCATTTCAAGAAATAACTGAGGGCATAAAGGGGAAAGAACTTCCAGACCAGCACCCAAATCATACAGAACATCAGCTACAAGTAGGAAAATCCATCTCTATCAATCATCTCGTAGAAAGCTAGAAAACTTAAAACAAGATTTCAGAACAAACCCAAAATTCTCCAGCTTTTTGGCTCCGAGTCCATTCTTGCACCCAAATTGCTGCATATGAGCTTCCCAACATGCTGCATTCCATCTTTTAATATCTGCACTCGACCAACGCAATATAACAAAGccataatttaaaaaacaagCTTAGGCAACTTCACTAATTTGTCCAACAAATAAAATCTTACCCAACCAACAGCAGTAGCTTGTGCTGGTGTAGGTCTCAAGCCTGCAGCAAATAACAGTGACTGAAAGGGATTAAGATGTTAAAAAGTCCCTACCATAGTTGCGGCATGTGAATTATTAAGAATTTGAAACGGTATTCATCATGACCTGTCATGCAAAATAATCCCATAATAGATAATACTATCAGAAGAAGACCTGAGTTGATAATACAGATAATGTCGCGCTGGTGAAGTGTTGCAAGGCTCGAAATTGTGTGTATCTAAGAAATCCTTCGTTCACACTGTAAATGTAGGATGGCCCAgctcaaaaaataaatcataactTGTAGTACTTTATACCCGAATCAAGCAGGATACAAAATGCAATTTACCTATAAGGATATCCTGAAGGAAAAAACTTGTTCAGGAATGATTCAACCACTCTACGGGAAGCTGGTCTTGCATCATCAACTATCTTCATCTGTGTACAGTCACCAAAATCTACTTTCAGGGCTAAGTATGATTTCTACCAAACAAATACCCAAAAAGTATTCAGGCCAAATATCTAGAAGATGTAGGCCTAATTgtttcaagaaaataaattttgccTCCAATACAAAAAGTCACCCTCTTGACTCTTCCGCTTCTATGAAGTTACAAAGAAAAACCCGAACAGATGCTCGTAACGCAACACTTACAGAAAAGCCGCATCCACACAATACACAAAAAgaagaataataaaaaatgtgattactcaattagaACTAGCTCAAGGACATTCAATATCCAAAATTCAAAGGTAAATAACAATGGGTTCAGCATTTCTTCATATGAGTAGCTGTTATGGACTAGCAAGAACAACAAAtgaactgaaaatattagcTCACCGAAAATCGTCCATCGGCTTCAAACTCAAAGCGGCGGGACACAGAATCCGACATTTCAATCCAGTACACGGGTATTGGCCGCGTGGACTCCATTGAATCCttctttaacattttaaaaatttcctgtacaaaaacccaaaaaaaaaaatgactgCAAGAAACCGAAACAATGGTCagagagaggagagacgagaGAAAAGTGGGAAAAgagtatttttatttgtttataatgtaaggaaaaaaataatactaataataataataataaagaacgAGTTTACTTAGAAAGAGACCGAAAAAATCATGGGTAGTGGGAATCGAAGGGCTCGATGCCGCAGCTGCCGCCGGCAAAGTCGGGGATTTCTCAAGTAGGCCGCGAGAGAGAATCGTACGGTGTGCTGCTACCTATAACTAGTAACAGTATACAAAAGTATTTTGTTCGAaagtatattatataatttatttttggtttaataaaaatgtaaaaatattattaaaatatatataataattttaggCTACGTTGCTaccatatttatttatgaaattatattttttaattagaaCGCATAATTcaaagaatttaattttttaaaattcatatttgtTTAGATCACTCCCCCCCTCCAATTCTTGGCCTACACTTCAATACTTTGATGTGTTGCTTACACCCCCACCCCCACCCAATTATTATAGAATTAAAACAGAGAGTGGGCTGAAGCCTGAGGGGAATTGGGCTTCTGGTTGTACCTCAAAAGGAGCCTCAGCCATTTTTTCAGAGATACATGtgttcaaattttgaaaaaatggaGAGTTATTAGTTGTGGAGGGTTTTCAACAATCTTCGGCTAATGTATTTTTCTTGCAGCTAATTAAACCACTTTTGTCCCCTGGAGTACTATGTATCTTTTGCAAATGTGAAGATCGAgagtcaaataataataataattaaaagaaGATTATACATGagaaaa
This genomic window from Primulina huaijiensis isolate GDHJ02 chromosome 7, ASM1229523v2, whole genome shotgun sequence contains:
- the LOC140981774 gene encoding protein root UVB sensitive 2, chloroplastic-like isoform X1 encodes the protein MIFSEIFKMLKKDSMESTRPIPVYWIEMSDSVSRRFEFEADGRFSMKIVDDARPASRRVVESFLNKFFPSGYPYSVNEGFLRYTQFRALQHFTSATLSVLSTQSLLFAAGLRPTPAQATAVGWILKDGMQHVGKLICSNLGARMDSEPKSWRILADVLYDLGAGLEVLSPLCPQLFLEMAGLGNFAKGMAVVAARATRLPIYSSFAKEGNLSDLFAKGEAISTLCNVFGIGVGIQLASTICSSMKGKLIVGPFLSLIHVYCVSEEMRATPVNTLNPQRTAMIVADFLKTGRVSSPADLRYREDLLFPGRLIEEAGNVKIGRAIHEVLKPSELHHVKERFPDERFILSLGPKWTDLILEHSATGEDALRGWLVAAYAADIENSSNMQSENVLAEAFDRMDGVFPSFLSEVRAKGWHTDRFLDGARCRFTLM
- the LOC140981774 gene encoding protein root UVB sensitive 2, chloroplastic-like isoform X3 codes for the protein MIFSEIFKMLKKDSMESTRPIPVYWIEMSDSVSRRFEFEADGRFSSLLFAAGLRPTPAQATAVGWILKDGMQHVGKLICSNLGARMDSEPKSWRILADVLYDLGAGLEVLSPLCPQLFLEMAGLGNFAKGMAVVAARATRLPIYSSFAKEGNLSDLFAKGEAISTLCNVFGIGVGIQLASTICSSMKGKLIVGPFLSLIHVYCVSEEMRATPVNTLNPQRTAMIVADFLKTGRVSSPADLRYREDLLFPGRLIEEAGNVKIGRAIHEVLKPSELHHVKERFPDERFILSLGPKWTDLILEHSATGEDALRGWLVAAYAADIENSSNMQSENVLAEAFDRMDGVFPSFLSEVRAKGWHTDRFLDGARCRFTLM
- the LOC140981774 gene encoding protein root UVB sensitive 2, chloroplastic-like isoform X2, translated to MLKKDSMESTRPIPVYWIEMSDSVSRRFEFEADGRFSMKIVDDARPASRRVVESFLNKFFPSGYPYSVNEGFLRYTQFRALQHFTSATLSVLSTQSLLFAAGLRPTPAQATAVGWILKDGMQHVGKLICSNLGARMDSEPKSWRILADVLYDLGAGLEVLSPLCPQLFLEMAGLGNFAKGMAVVAARATRLPIYSSFAKEGNLSDLFAKGEAISTLCNVFGIGVGIQLASTICSSMKGKLIVGPFLSLIHVYCVSEEMRATPVNTLNPQRTAMIVADFLKTGRVSSPADLRYREDLLFPGRLIEEAGNVKIGRAIHEVLKPSELHHVKERFPDERFILSLGPKWTDLILEHSATGEDALRGWLVAAYAADIENSSNMQSENVLAEAFDRMDGVFPSFLSEVRAKGWHTDRFLDGARCRFTLM